The Nitrosomonas communis genome has a segment encoding these proteins:
- a CDS encoding Rne/Rng family ribonuclease — translation MKRMLFNATQPEELRVAIVDGQKLIDLDIETIGKEQRKGNIYKGVITRLEPGLEAAFVDYGGDRHGFLPYKEISPTCFGESPDLPGHHIPSLLREGQELIVQVDKDERGTKGAALTTYISLAGRYLVLMPNNPHSGGISRRITAEERTELRDVISHLQIPPGMSIIARTAGIGRNEEELQWDLNYLTQLWYAIEEAAKNQSGIFLIYQESSLVIRAIRDYFHHEIGEILIDNSEIYEQACQFMAHVMPDNVDRLKLYQDDIPLFSRFQIEHQIETAYSRQVSLPSGGAIVIDHTEALVSIDVNSARAIRGADIESTALNTNLEAADEVARQLRLRDLGGLVVIDFIDMEVARNQREVESRLHEALHHDRARVQVGKISRFGLLELSRQRLRPSLGESNYITCPRCHGTGHIRGTDSSALHILRIIQEEAMKEHTSALHVQLPVDVATFLLNEKRSDIHSIEARLKVNIILIPNIYLETPNYKITRLRQEDMKSTEIQASYEMVEKVAEEIILPTAQEAKPTRPQAAVKGITPTQPAPAREEKTREQASFLDKFFGWFKPTSQEHAPEEPAPPSHKEKSQRHERGRGRRDRGRGGRSKELLTHEQRKHHDLHEPLQELPQEPAGVLLEEQIASEPHGRAVQKSRDSQLARRKQAHPPREEKVHTEVEVPTEEGISPVEALPEQMEEREERGRSRRRRGGRQRDRSERSRLHKVADTEEAASLEETQPESQSESHLNDQASAPKLITFKAESVLTEMSETSEKSESADYSPDLPATAPPAPIPQFDLPFKHISTPAEQELSASPPSSPQSDEPAEPCPASEFPDLSKSGLIMIETAPDKISEAMEDLTSPKRQRRKPAVIKMIESEPLIQVETKD, via the coding sequence ATGAAACGCATGTTATTCAATGCGACACAGCCAGAAGAGTTGCGTGTCGCAATTGTAGATGGACAAAAACTGATTGATCTCGATATTGAGACAATTGGTAAAGAACAACGTAAAGGCAATATTTATAAAGGAGTGATTACCCGCTTAGAACCAGGATTAGAAGCCGCTTTTGTTGATTATGGTGGAGACCGCCATGGTTTTTTGCCTTATAAGGAAATCTCCCCCACCTGCTTCGGTGAGAGCCCTGATTTACCGGGTCATCATATTCCAAGCTTACTCCGAGAAGGTCAGGAGCTGATTGTTCAAGTTGATAAGGATGAGCGTGGCACGAAAGGTGCTGCATTAACTACCTACATTTCCCTGGCAGGGCGTTATCTCGTGCTGATGCCCAATAATCCGCATAGTGGAGGGATATCCCGCCGCATCACCGCAGAAGAGAGAACTGAGCTGCGGGATGTCATCTCGCACCTGCAGATTCCGCCCGGGATGAGCATTATTGCACGTACTGCAGGCATTGGCCGCAATGAAGAAGAGTTGCAGTGGGATTTAAATTATTTGACCCAGCTTTGGTACGCGATTGAAGAAGCTGCTAAGAATCAAAGCGGTATCTTTCTGATTTATCAGGAAAGCAGTCTCGTTATTCGTGCCATTCGCGATTATTTTCATCACGAAATCGGTGAAATTCTGATCGACAATTCTGAAATTTATGAACAAGCGTGCCAATTCATGGCTCACGTCATGCCAGACAATGTCGATCGTCTCAAACTGTATCAGGATGATATCCCCCTATTCTCTCGCTTCCAGATTGAACACCAGATAGAAACGGCTTACTCCCGGCAGGTATCCCTGCCTTCAGGCGGAGCTATCGTCATTGATCACACAGAAGCGCTCGTATCTATCGATGTCAATTCAGCACGAGCCATTCGAGGTGCTGACATCGAAAGCACCGCACTTAATACCAATCTGGAAGCTGCAGACGAAGTTGCCCGGCAGCTGCGTTTACGCGACTTAGGGGGATTGGTGGTCATTGATTTTATTGACATGGAAGTCGCCCGTAACCAGCGGGAGGTGGAATCACGTCTGCATGAAGCGCTGCATCATGATCGTGCACGTGTCCAGGTCGGAAAAATCTCACGCTTTGGATTATTGGAGCTATCGCGCCAGCGCCTACGTCCATCGCTTGGAGAAAGCAACTATATCACCTGCCCACGTTGCCATGGTACGGGACATATCCGTGGTACTGATTCATCCGCTCTGCATATTCTCAGAATTATTCAGGAAGAAGCGATGAAAGAGCATACCAGTGCCCTGCATGTGCAGCTTCCTGTCGATGTGGCTACTTTTCTGTTAAATGAAAAACGTTCTGATATCCATAGTATCGAAGCACGCCTGAAAGTTAATATTATCCTCATTCCGAATATCTATTTGGAAACGCCCAATTATAAAATTACTCGGCTACGCCAGGAGGATATGAAATCAACTGAAATACAAGCCAGTTATGAGATGGTAGAGAAAGTTGCAGAGGAAATTATTCTGCCGACAGCGCAGGAAGCCAAGCCAACACGTCCACAGGCCGCAGTAAAAGGAATTACACCCACGCAACCTGCGCCAGCACGTGAAGAAAAAACTCGCGAACAAGCCTCATTCTTGGATAAATTCTTTGGCTGGTTCAAACCAACCAGCCAGGAGCATGCGCCAGAAGAACCTGCTCCACCCAGCCATAAAGAGAAATCCCAGCGTCACGAACGGGGTCGGGGACGTCGGGATCGTGGTCGTGGTGGCCGCAGTAAAGAGCTCCTTACTCATGAACAACGCAAGCATCATGATCTACATGAGCCTCTGCAAGAATTGCCCCAAGAGCCTGCGGGTGTCCTGCTAGAAGAGCAGATTGCTTCTGAACCCCATGGAAGAGCCGTACAGAAAAGTCGTGATAGTCAGCTTGCGCGAAGAAAACAAGCCCATCCGCCGCGTGAAGAAAAAGTACATACAGAGGTAGAAGTACCGACCGAAGAAGGCATCTCGCCAGTTGAGGCATTACCTGAGCAAATGGAAGAACGTGAAGAGCGTGGTCGTTCACGCCGCCGTCGTGGAGGGCGGCAGCGTGATCGCTCTGAGCGATCACGTCTGCATAAAGTAGCTGATACTGAGGAAGCCGCTTCCTTGGAAGAAACTCAGCCTGAAAGTCAATCTGAAAGCCACTTAAATGATCAGGCATCAGCGCCCAAACTCATTACTTTTAAGGCAGAAAGTGTCCTCACTGAAATGAGTGAAACCAGCGAGAAATCTGAATCAGCCGATTATTCTCCTGATCTGCCAGCAACAGCACCACCTGCTCCTATTCCACAATTTGATTTGCCATTCAAGCACATCTCGACGCCAGCAGAACAGGAATTATCTGCTTCCCCACCCAGCTCGCCTCAATCGGATGAGCCGGCTGAGCCATGTCCGGCTTCCGAATTCCCGGATTTGTCCAAAAGTGGCTTAATCATGATTGAGACCGCCCCTGATAAAATTTCTGAAGCAATGGAAGATCTGACTTCTCCCAAGAGACAACGACGTAAGCCAGCAGTCATAAAAATGATTGAATCTGAGCCATTAATTCAGGTAGAGACAAAAGATTAA
- a CDS encoding metallophosphoesterase, with translation MSDFPEYDEIHVISDIHMGGNKVDFQILRETERLANYIGWVGQQRPGGRVALILNGDIIDTLAEDIHGYVATDEAIATVQRIMKDASFSNIWKALADFVKSEGRTLIIIIGNHDIELSFPVVQRLIITYLAGADQTARARIEFCTTGAGYTCMVGNAHIYCTHGNEVDAWNYNRYEDLAKVGRRLNVGRSLSPSEWYPNAGTRMVKDIMNEVKRKFAWIDLLKPETSAAVGTLLVLDPSQASKINKLLPIVGEKVEGQKQIDQRLSAEGFHQPSQDAAIPFTADRLLGPNLKAGVLGATATDTRSADDMLLAAEKSFRTGAQTVLTANSTLGTPQLIWDSLTGWMRGVGKDEALRRALKDWLEDDKTFDISDQDDTYKQVTAAVGSSIDFIITGHTHLERAINMGGGRYYFNSGTWIRLLQFTEAMLKNTASFKPVYDVLINGKMEAIDQARFDNQPFVMDQTSAISIKEESGKVVGRLTHVVGDGSGLPLEIKKFPE, from the coding sequence ATGAGCGATTTTCCAGAATACGACGAAATCCATGTTATTTCAGACATTCACATGGGTGGCAATAAGGTAGATTTTCAAATTTTGCGTGAAACCGAGCGCCTCGCCAACTATATCGGTTGGGTCGGACAGCAACGGCCTGGCGGACGCGTGGCATTGATATTGAATGGCGATATCATCGATACATTGGCAGAAGACATTCACGGCTATGTGGCCACTGATGAAGCCATTGCCACCGTACAGCGAATCATGAAAGATGCATCTTTTTCCAATATCTGGAAAGCTTTGGCTGATTTTGTCAAATCGGAAGGACGCACCCTGATCATTATCATTGGCAATCACGATATTGAATTATCTTTTCCTGTGGTACAACGCCTGATTATCACGTATCTGGCAGGAGCTGATCAAACAGCGCGCGCACGCATTGAATTTTGCACAACCGGCGCAGGCTACACCTGCATGGTTGGAAATGCACACATCTATTGTACTCACGGGAATGAAGTGGATGCGTGGAATTACAACCGTTATGAAGATCTCGCAAAAGTGGGGCGACGCTTGAATGTGGGCCGTTCACTTAGTCCCAGCGAATGGTACCCCAATGCCGGTACGCGCATGGTTAAAGATATCATGAATGAAGTGAAGCGCAAGTTTGCCTGGATCGATCTGCTTAAACCAGAAACATCTGCCGCCGTCGGTACCTTATTGGTACTTGACCCATCACAAGCAAGTAAAATCAATAAGCTGCTACCGATTGTGGGTGAAAAGGTAGAAGGACAAAAGCAAATTGATCAACGGCTTTCCGCTGAAGGCTTTCACCAGCCCAGTCAGGATGCTGCCATCCCATTTACCGCCGATCGTTTATTAGGGCCCAACCTTAAAGCTGGTGTATTAGGCGCTACCGCAACTGACACCCGTAGCGCTGATGACATGTTGCTCGCTGCGGAAAAGAGCTTTCGTACTGGTGCACAGACTGTCTTAACCGCTAACAGCACCTTAGGCACACCACAACTCATCTGGGATAGTTTAACTGGTTGGATGAGGGGTGTCGGTAAAGATGAAGCACTGCGTCGTGCGCTTAAAGACTGGTTGGAAGATGACAAAACATTTGATATTTCCGATCAGGATGATACTTACAAACAGGTGACGGCCGCAGTCGGATCATCCATTGACTTTATTATTACCGGTCACACGCATCTTGAACGTGCCATCAACATGGGAGGCGGGCGCTATTATTTCAATAGTGGTACCTGGATTCGTTTGTTACAGTTTACCGAAGCCATGTTAAAAAACACAGCTTCCTTCAAACCAGTATACGATGTACTCATCAATGGAAAAATGGAAGCGATTGATCAGGCAAGATTTGATAATCAGCCATTTGTGATGGACCAGACCAGCGCTATATCGATCAAAGAAGAAAGCGGTAAAGTAGTTGGGAGGTTGACCCATGTTGTGGGTGACGGCTCAGGCCTACCTCTTGAGATAAAAAAATTCCCGGAGTAA